In one Cercospora beticola chromosome 1, complete sequence genomic region, the following are encoded:
- a CDS encoding uncharacterized protein (MEROPS:MER0000554) — MSRRYDSRTTIFSPEGRLYQVEYALEAISHAGTALGILATDGIVLAAERKVTSKLLEQDTSAEKLYILNDNMITAVAGMTADANILINYARQAAQRYLLTYNADIPCEQLVRRLCDLKQGYTQHGGLRPFGVSFIYAGWDNQRQFQLYQSNPSGNYTGWKATSVGSNSASAQSLLKQDYNEECTLKQACELAVKVLSKTMDSTKLSSEKIEFATVGRTEKGTIYHKLWSAEEIDSLLKEHGLGKSSEDAEPTA, encoded by the exons ATGTCTAGGCGTTACGATAG TCGAACTACGATCTTCTCGCCTGAGGGTCGTCTCTACCAGGTCGAATATGCACTCGAGGCCATCTCGCACGCCGGTACCGCCCTAGGAATCCTCGCCACCGATGGAATTGTGCTCGCCGCGGAACGCAAGGTCACCAGCAagctgctggagcaagaCACTAGCGCCGAGAAGCTGTACATCTTGAACGACAACATGATTACCGCTGTGGCAGGCATGACTGCCGATGCCAACATCCTCATCAACTACGCGCGTCAAGCCGCCCAACGCTACCTCCTGACCTACAACGCCGACATCCCTTGCGAGCAACTCGTACGCCGACTATGCGATCTGAAGCAAGGTTACACGCAACATGGTGGCCTTCGGCCTTTTGGCGTGTCGTTCATCTACGCTGGCTGGGACAACCAGCGGCAATTCCAGCTGTACCAGTCCAACCCCAGCGGCAACTACACAGGATGGAAGGCGACGAGTGTAGGGTCGAACAGTGCCAGTGCGCAGTCGTTACTCAAGCAAGACTACAACGAGGAGTGCACTCTCAAGCAAGCCTGCGAGTTGGCCGTCAAGGTCCTATCCAAGACCATGGACAGCACGAAGTTGTCCAGCGAGAAGATCGAATTCGCGACAGTGGGACGTACGGAGAAGGGCACCATCTACCACAAGCTGTGGTCCGCCGAGGAGATCGACTCACTACTGAAAGAGCATGGGCTTGGGAAAAGCAGCGAAGATGCTGAGCCAACGGCATAG
- the UBC8 gene encoding Ubiquitin-conjugating enzyme E2 8 (BUSCO:EOG09264Z1B) — protein MSSPKRRIETDVMKMMMSDYEVTLVNDNSEQEFYVRFKGPEETPFVGGHWKIHVELPDQYPYKSPSIGFVNRIFHPNIDELSGSVCLDVINQTWSPMYDMVNIFEVFLPQLLRYPNPTDPLNGEAAALLMRDSKGYDAKVKEYVTKYATKESVDEAGNDSDDSDEMSSVGSFDDDEDDEPAGTMEV, from the exons ATGAGTAGTCCAAAGCGCAGGATAGAGACGGAC gtcatgaagatgatgatgagcgaCTACGAAGTGACACTTGTTAATGACAATAGTGA GCAGGAATTCTATGTCCGCTTCAAGGGGCCAGAGGAGA CACCGTTTGTGGGTGGTCATTGGAAGATTCACGTAGAACTTCCGGATCAGTACCCCTACAAATCACCAAGCATCGGCTTTGTCAATCGGATATTCCACCCGAATATTGATGAATT GTCAGGCAGCGTTTGTCTCGACGTCATCAACCAAACCTGGTCACCGATGTACGACATGGTCAACATCTTCGAAGTCTTTCTGCCGCAGCTCTTGCGGTACCCTAATCCTACGGATCCTCTGAACGGCGAAGCAGCCGCTCTTTTGATGAGAGACAGCAAAGGCTATGATGCCAAGGTCAAAG AATATGTCACGAAATACGCAACGAAAGAAAGCGTTGACGAGGCTGGAAACGACTCTGACGATAGTGACGAAATGAGTAGCGTCGGTAGtttcgatgatgacgaagacgatgagccaGCGGGGACCATGGAAGTGTGA